TCGTCGCCCCGCTCACCGTCGACGACCGGGTGTACGGGGCACTCGTCGCCTGCGCGCCCCGGGAGTCCGCCGTCCTAGTGCGGGCCACCGGGGAGGTCGCCCGCTGGGTGTCGGTCCAGCTGGAACTCGCCGACCTCGACCAGTCCCGCACCCGGCTGATCGAGGCCGAGATCAAGGCGCTGCGGGCCCAGATCTCCCCGCACTTCATCTTCAACTCCCTCGCGGTGATCGCCTCGTTCGTGCGCACCGACCCCGAACGGGCCCGCGAACTGCTTCTCGAATTCGCCGACTTCACCCGCTACTCGTTCCGCCGGCACGGCGACTTCACCACCCTCGCCGACGAACTGCACGCCATCGACCACTACTTGGCCCTGGTCCGGGCCCGCTTCGGCGACCGGCTCTCGGTCACCCTGCAGATCGCGCCCGAGGTGCTGCCGGTGACCCTGCCCTTCCTCTGTCTGCAGCCGCTCGTCGAGAACGCCGTGAAGCACGGTCTGGAAGGCGGCACGGTCAAGGTCGACAAGAGCCGTATCAGCATCACCGCGCAGGACGCCGGCGCCGAGGCGCTCGTCGTCATCGAGGACGACGGCCCCGGCATGGACCCCGGCCGGCTGCGCCGCATCCTGGCGGGGGAGACCGACCCCTCGGACGGCATCGGTCTGTCGAACGTCGACGACCGGCTGCGGCAGGTCTACGGGGACGACTACGGCCTCGTCATCGAGACCGCTCCGGGCGCGGGCATGAAGATCACCGCGCGGTTGCCGAAGTACCAGCCGGGCGTGCACTCCGCGGGGCGCCTGAACCGCGAATGAGCCGTCCCCGACCGGATGCCGCACGCACGAATCCCCCGGGGAGGGGCCGCGGCGCCTCCCCGGGGGACCGGTCGCGCGGTGCCTCAGGTGGGCCGGGAAGCCACCATCGCCAGCGTGATCAGACCGAGCACCACCCAGCCGAACCACAGCCAGCCGTTGCTGCCGAGCGCCACCGTGTAGGCCGTGACCATCACCAGGCCGCCGACGGTGAGCACTCCCATGGTCTTCGTGGAACCGGGCATCGCAACACCCTCCTCATGGTTCGTCCCTCTCCATGGTGCCCCC
This region of Streptomyces ortus genomic DNA includes:
- a CDS encoding sensor histidine kinase; protein product: MSGFLAGLCVAVLPLLAAGFWFGRRTAHSPSPGGLGTPVEHATFETLHTASLAAPPLRAGLTGETARKSARRLRTLLGTDALCLTDQETVLAWEGAGEHHREQIMERIGGPLETGRGEAFRLVCDEPYCPLRWAVVAPLTVDDRVYGALVACAPRESAVLVRATGEVARWVSVQLELADLDQSRTRLIEAEIKALRAQISPHFIFNSLAVIASFVRTDPERARELLLEFADFTRYSFRRHGDFTTLADELHAIDHYLALVRARFGDRLSVTLQIAPEVLPVTLPFLCLQPLVENAVKHGLEGGTVKVDKSRISITAQDAGAEALVVIEDDGPGMDPGRLRRILAGETDPSDGIGLSNVDDRLRQVYGDDYGLVIETAPGAGMKITARLPKYQPGVHSAGRLNRE